Below is a genomic region from Zavarzinella sp..
GCCAAAGCACGAGCCTATGAAGCGGTGGCGAAAATCAAGTTTAAAGGGATGCAATTCCGCACCGATATTGCCGATAAGGCACTGAAGAAAGAATAAGTGGTTTGTTCCCATGGTTGAACGTGCTGATGCATTGACGCGGTTCATCATTCTGCCCGAAAATGTCTCGGCACACGAAACGATTCTTCATCTTGCCGAATCACTCTCGTCCGATCATGATTTTCCGCTGGTTTACATTTTTGGTCCACCTGGGACTGGCAAAACCCACCTGGGCTATGGTCTGACGGAACGGGTGCAGGCAACCTTGCCCGGTAGTTCGATTCTGCAGATGCCCGCCAACGAGTTCAGTCAATGGAAGCAGCTGCCACTGGGGGAAAGGCAACATTTTCGTAAACACTTACTGGATAACGACTTACTGATTATTGACGATTTGCAGCACCTCCCACTGAAGGTGGGGAATGATTTAGCCTTATTGTTGGACAAACGTGCGAATCGTGCCCGCCCCACGGTGCTGCTGGGCAATGGCAGATTGGGCAATCTGGATATTTCAGGAAGACTGAGTAGTCGTCTCCAGGCTGGTTTAATGGTTGAAATTGCCCCACTGAGCCTGGATAGCCGCCTCGAATTGGCCACACAACTCTGTCTGCAGCGGAATTTGCGGGTCGACAGCGACCTGTTTCCATGGCTGGCCCGCCATCCCGGTGGGGCCCGTGGCATGATCAGCGACATTCGGC
It encodes:
- a CDS encoding helix-turn-helix domain-containing protein, whose translation is MVERADALTRFIILPENVSAHETILHLAESLSSDHDFPLVYIFGPPGTGKTHLGYGLTERVQATLPGSSILQMPANEFSQWKQLPLGERQHFRKHLLDNDLLIIDDLQHLPLKVGNDLALLLDKRANRARPTVLLGNGRLGNLDISGRLSSRLQAGLMVEIAPLSLDSRLELATQLCLQRNLRVDSDLFPWLARHPGGARGMISDIRQLEPLAKSHSAPLTLAVVQGHLNQMGVPDLEQKPRLPQVLKLTSHKFGVTLKDLQGPRRLKNIVWARQIAMYLARQVGCTFMEIGHGLGGRDHTTIMHGCDKIAEKILIDRQFALEIRNLLAQLPGKQS